The Seleniivibrio woodruffii genome window below encodes:
- a CDS encoding VanZ family protein: MSYLMLTPLNAPDVGVDNADKIVHAACYGYLFVSGYAVFRRAFPLWIFLLGHGAFVELIQGYIPFRSASAGDLAADGAGLLLGYIMIRLFAFFRRTT, from the coding sequence GTGTCTTATCTGATGCTTACTCCGCTGAATGCGCCGGATGTAGGTGTTGATAACGCTGATAAGATTGTTCATGCCGCCTGCTACGGCTATCTGTTTGTAAGCGGATATGCGGTTTTCAGGCGGGCGTTTCCTCTATGGATATTTCTGCTGGGACACGGTGCCTTTGTCGAACTTATTCAGGGATATATCCCATTCAGATCCGCATCCGCAGGTGATTTGGCTGCGGACGGGGCAGGACTTCTGCTCGGATATATTATGATAAGGTTGTTCGCTTTTTTCAGACGAACGACATGA
- the gmd gene encoding GDP-mannose 4,6-dehydratase, with translation MRTAIITGVTGQDGAYLSELLINKGYRVYGTYRRTSSVNFWRLEELGILKHPSLNLVEYDLTDQPNSIRLVNSVQPDEIYNLAAQSFVGVSFEQPVTTSQITGIGALHLLEAVRIVNPKIKFYQASSSEMFGLVQEIPQTEKTPFYPRSPYAIAKLYAHWMTVNYREAYGIFGSSGILFNHESPLRGLEFVTRKITDAVAKIIQNKAECVYLGNLDAKRDWGYAKDYVEGMWRILQADTPDTFVLATNRTVTVRDFVKMAFSVVGIELEFRGSGDQETGVDTATGKTLVRVDPKYYRPAEVELLIGNPEKAKRVLGWESGTTLEELCRMMVQADIERNNTGFCF, from the coding sequence ATGAGGACAGCTATCATAACAGGCGTCACCGGACAGGACGGAGCCTATCTTTCAGAGCTTCTTATTAATAAAGGATACAGGGTTTACGGTACATACAGAAGAACGTCTTCGGTTAATTTCTGGCGTCTGGAGGAGCTGGGAATCCTCAAGCACCCCTCGCTGAACCTTGTTGAATATGACCTCACCGACCAGCCAAACAGCATCCGTCTGGTGAACTCCGTTCAGCCGGACGAAATATATAACCTTGCGGCTCAGAGCTTTGTGGGCGTTTCGTTTGAACAGCCCGTAACAACCTCACAAATAACGGGAATCGGTGCTCTGCACCTGCTTGAGGCAGTGCGCATCGTGAACCCTAAGATAAAATTCTATCAGGCATCATCCTCCGAAATGTTCGGACTGGTGCAGGAGATTCCTCAGACCGAGAAAACCCCCTTCTATCCCAGAAGCCCCTACGCAATAGCCAAGCTGTATGCTCACTGGATGACGGTGAACTACCGTGAGGCATACGGAATTTTCGGCAGCAGCGGAATACTTTTCAATCACGAATCCCCCTTAAGAGGGCTTGAGTTCGTCACCAGAAAGATAACCGATGCCGTTGCAAAGATAATCCAGAATAAGGCTGAATGCGTCTATCTGGGCAATCTGGACGCAAAAAGGGACTGGGGCTACGCAAAAGACTACGTCGAGGGCATGTGGCGCATACTTCAGGCAGACACGCCCGACACCTTCGTTCTGGCAACAAACCGCACGGTGACCGTTCGTGATTTCGTTAAGATGGCGTTCAGCGTTGTGGGAATAGAGCTTGAGTTCAGGGGCAGCGGGGATCAGGAAACGGGAGTGGACACCGCGACCGGAAAGACCCTTGTCCGTGTTGATCCGAAATATTACAGACCCGCCGAGGTCGAACTTCTCATAGGAAACCCCGAAAAGGCAAAAAGGGTACTGGGCTGGGAGTCCGGCACAACCCTTGAGGAACTCTGCCGGATGATGGTTCAGGCGGATATTGAAAGGAATAACACCGGTTTCTGTTTTTAG
- a CDS encoding ATP-binding protein, with translation MIHRSLTSKISAKLGKGKAVIIYGPRQSGKTTLIRSMLSDMKDRVLYLNGDDMDVRETLSSYSTAKLKALAGTKTTVFIDEAQRIKDIGLIIKILTDNFPEIQVIATGSSAFELKSSIKEPLTGRKYEFNLFPLSFAEMTEHHGLLDETRMTDQRLIYGYYPEIVTKPDERRDNLKMLADSYLYKDILSLENIAKPHLLEKIVKALALQVGSEVSFNELAQLTGTSAPTAEKYVNLLEKAYVVFQLPAFSRNVRNEIKKSRKIFFYDNGIRNAVIGNFLPVESRSDIGALWENYLVSERIKRNHNNTLSSDSYFWRTKQQQEIDYIEECEGQLHAYEFKYGSRKASLPSTFAQAYPGHTFQTVTRENFWEFLEHFP, from the coding sequence ATGATACACAGAAGCCTGACATCAAAAATATCTGCAAAATTAGGAAAAGGCAAAGCCGTGATAATTTACGGTCCTCGCCAAAGCGGAAAAACAACCCTTATCCGCAGTATGCTTTCAGACATGAAAGACAGGGTGCTTTATCTTAACGGTGACGATATGGACGTCAGGGAAACCCTTTCTTCATACTCAACGGCAAAACTGAAGGCTCTTGCAGGCACTAAAACCACCGTTTTCATAGACGAAGCTCAGCGGATAAAAGATATCGGGCTTATCATCAAGATTTTAACTGACAATTTTCCGGAAATTCAGGTCATAGCCACCGGATCAAGCGCTTTTGAGCTTAAAAGCAGTATTAAAGAACCGCTGACGGGCAGAAAATATGAATTTAATCTTTTTCCGCTCTCTTTTGCTGAAATGACCGAACATCACGGACTTCTGGATGAAACCAGAATGACGGATCAGAGGCTGATTTACGGATATTACCCTGAAATTGTTACCAAACCGGATGAGAGAAGAGATAACCTGAAAATGCTGGCAGACAGTTACCTGTATAAGGACATTCTGTCTCTGGAAAATATTGCGAAACCTCATCTGCTGGAGAAGATTGTCAAAGCACTGGCTCTGCAGGTAGGGAGCGAAGTTTCCTTCAACGAACTTGCACAGCTGACAGGAACAAGCGCACCCACAGCGGAAAAATATGTCAATCTTCTGGAAAAAGCCTATGTGGTGTTTCAGCTTCCGGCATTCAGCCGCAATGTACGCAACGAAATTAAGAAAAGCCGTAAAATCTTCTTCTATGATAACGGAATCAGAAACGCAGTAATAGGTAATTTCTTACCCGTGGAATCAAGAAGCGACATAGGGGCACTCTGGGAAAATTATCTTGTGAGCGAACGAATTAAAAGAAATCACAACAATACTTTAAGCTCAGATTCATACTTCTGGCGCACGAAACAGCAGCAGGAGATAGACTATATTGAGGAGTGTGAAGGACAACTTCATGCATATGAGTTCAAATACGGCAGCAGGAAGGCCAGCTTACCCTCAACATTTGCCCAGGCTTATCCTGGACACACATTTCAGACCGTCACAAGGGAGAACTTCTGGGAGTTTCTAGAGCATTTTCCATAA
- a CDS encoding Gfo/Idh/MocA family protein, protein MKALIIGCGSIGQRHDEVLRNTGLFTDIDFVSRRQQDGRTAYASLPEVKDINSYDYFVIASETSKHYEQLVWLDSNVSGRTIMCEKPLFADGVLPEIRNNRVFAGYVLRFHPVVQELRRILSGKPVISANVICASYLPQWRKDRDYRTTYSAKAAEGGGALLDLSHEIDYSLMLFGGFAEVRGMTAKVSKLETDSEDTVSIIAKTESGGVVTMNMDYISRIPVRKILAHTDEFTVSADIIENRIEFCGQDGEDVVTDFIIERNEMFDAMHRDALAGGTLGCTYAEGLEVMKVIRTVQEQSR, encoded by the coding sequence ATGAAGGCATTGATAATCGGCTGCGGTTCCATCGGACAGCGACACGACGAGGTGCTTCGAAACACCGGACTTTTCACGGATATTGATTTTGTCTCCCGCAGACAGCAGGACGGCAGAACGGCCTATGCCTCCCTTCCGGAGGTGAAGGATATCAACAGTTATGACTATTTCGTCATAGCATCTGAAACATCAAAACATTACGAACAGCTTGTCTGGCTCGACTCAAACGTGTCGGGCAGGACGATCATGTGCGAAAAACCCCTGTTTGCAGACGGAGTTCTGCCTGAAATTAGGAACAACAGAGTTTTTGCGGGCTATGTGCTCAGGTTCCATCCTGTTGTGCAGGAGCTCAGGCGGATACTCTCAGGAAAACCCGTTATATCAGCAAACGTCATCTGCGCATCTTATCTTCCCCAATGGCGCAAAGACAGGGACTACAGAACAACATACAGCGCAAAGGCGGCGGAGGGCGGCGGAGCACTGCTTGATCTCAGCCATGAGATAGACTATTCTCTCATGCTCTTCGGCGGTTTCGCCGAGGTCAGGGGAATGACTGCGAAGGTGTCGAAACTGGAAACAGACAGCGAGGACACCGTAAGTATCATAGCGAAGACAGAGAGCGGCGGCGTGGTCACCATGAATATGGACTATATCAGCAGGATTCCCGTCAGAAAAATTCTGGCACATACGGATGAATTTACTGTTTCCGCCGATATTATTGAAAACCGGATTGAATTTTGCGGACAGGACGGCGAGGATGTCGTCACAGACTTTATTATTGAACGCAACGAGATGTTCGACGCCATGCACAGGGATGCTCTGGCGGGCGGAACCCTCGGATGCACATATGCGGAGGGACTTGAGGTGATGAAAGTTATCAGAACGGTTCAGGAACAGAGCCGATGA
- a CDS encoding oxidoreductase, translated as MLTNQVVVITGGAGLLGREFVKAVTAQNATAVMADMDTARAEAAAEGILNCDVQHLDITSKDSVSRLIETLHLKYGRVDAVVNSAYPRNKNYGRHFFDVDYDDFCHNMNLNLGGYFLVSQIFAEYFVRQGYGNIVNIASIYGVSAPKFEIYEGTKMTMPVEYSVIKSGLIHLTKYMAAYLKGKNIRVNSISPGGILDGQPEPFLEKYAENCLNKGMLDKTDISGTLVYLLSGMSRYVNGQNIVVDDGFSL; from the coding sequence ATGCTGACAAATCAGGTTGTGGTCATAACCGGAGGCGCAGGGCTTCTGGGCAGGGAATTTGTTAAGGCTGTGACGGCGCAGAACGCAACGGCTGTCATGGCGGATATGGACACGGCAAGGGCTGAGGCCGCCGCAGAGGGAATACTGAACTGCGATGTTCAGCATCTGGACATCACTTCGAAGGATTCCGTCAGCAGGCTTATTGAAACTCTTCACCTGAAATACGGGCGGGTGGATGCCGTTGTTAACAGCGCCTATCCCCGTAACAAAAACTACGGCAGACATTTTTTCGATGTGGACTATGACGATTTCTGCCATAACATGAACCTGAATCTGGGCGGGTATTTTCTTGTTTCGCAGATATTTGCCGAATATTTTGTCAGGCAGGGCTACGGAAATATAGTTAATATCGCCTCGATATACGGGGTTTCAGCTCCCAAATTTGAAATATACGAAGGGACAAAGATGACCATGCCAGTTGAGTATTCGGTCATAAAGTCCGGCCTGATACACCTGACGAAATATATGGCCGCATACCTTAAAGGAAAAAATATACGGGTGAACAGCATCAGTCCCGGCGGAATCCTTGACGGCCAGCCGGAACCTTTTCTGGAAAAATATGCGGAAAACTGCCTGAATAAAGGTATGCTGGACAAAACCGACATAAGCGGAACACTGGTCTATCTGTTAAGCGGAATGAGCAGATACGTTAACGGCCAGAACATAGTGGTGGACGACGGCTTCAGCCTCTAG
- a CDS encoding mannose-1-phosphate guanylyltransferase/mannose-6-phosphate isomerase: MKNLVICGGSGTRLWPLSRNLMPKQFAKLINNKSLFQLALERNSAFCDSFCIISNVEHFFLAHDQMDASELNKKIVKDTKYILEPVGRNTAPAIALACLTLNDDDMVLVSPSDHLIKNHEEYEKAVARAAVLAEQGNIVVFGVKPAYAETGYGYIEVDGEDVISFKEKPDAKTAGEYVESGRYYWNSGMFCFKAGKFLEELQRHAPEIYDACRVALENASNSQYVRIGLEDMLMIPEDSIDYSVIEKCDCLKVVVSDIGWSDVGSFDSLSAELENDKDNNLIISNKYVATIDVNDMIVVDTDDALLICKKGSSQKVKDVVHKIKTVKPELANIHMTAYRPWGTYTVLENTYGYKIKRIEVKPGKKLSLQRHMHRSEHWIVVSGTATVTVGDRTTMVRPNESTYIKMGEMHRLANEGKIPLVVIEAQVGEYTGEDDIIRSEDDYDRD, translated from the coding sequence ATGAAAAACCTTGTAATCTGCGGCGGTTCGGGAACGAGGCTCTGGCCTCTCAGCCGGAACCTTATGCCCAAGCAGTTCGCTAAGCTTATCAACAACAAGTCGCTTTTTCAGCTGGCTCTGGAACGAAACAGCGCCTTCTGCGACAGTTTCTGCATAATCTCAAACGTTGAGCATTTCTTTCTGGCTCACGACCAGATGGACGCATCAGAGCTTAATAAGAAAATAGTCAAAGATACTAAATATATACTTGAGCCTGTGGGCAGAAACACAGCCCCTGCCATCGCCCTTGCGTGTCTTACGCTGAACGATGACGATATGGTGCTTGTATCCCCCAGCGACCACCTGATAAAGAACCACGAGGAATACGAAAAGGCCGTTGCCCGTGCCGCTGTTCTTGCGGAGCAGGGCAATATTGTGGTTTTCGGCGTAAAACCTGCCTATGCCGAAACAGGCTACGGCTATATCGAGGTGGACGGCGAGGATGTTATCAGCTTTAAAGAGAAGCCTGATGCAAAAACCGCCGGAGAATATGTTGAAAGCGGCAGGTACTACTGGAACAGCGGCATGTTCTGTTTCAAGGCCGGAAAGTTTCTTGAGGAGCTTCAGAGACATGCGCCGGAAATATACGATGCATGCAGGGTTGCCCTTGAGAACGCCTCAAATTCCCAGTATGTGCGTATCGGGCTTGAAGATATGCTTATGATCCCCGAGGACAGCATCGACTATTCCGTGATAGAGAAGTGCGACTGTCTCAAGGTGGTTGTGAGCGATATCGGCTGGAGCGATGTGGGCAGTTTCGATTCCCTTTCGGCGGAGCTGGAGAACGACAAAGATAATAACCTCATTATATCAAATAAATATGTTGCCACAATAGATGTGAACGACATGATAGTGGTTGATACCGACGATGCTCTTCTGATATGCAAAAAAGGTTCAAGCCAGAAGGTCAAGGACGTTGTCCACAAGATAAAGACCGTTAAGCCTGAGCTGGCGAACATCCATATGACAGCCTACCGTCCGTGGGGAACATACACTGTTCTGGAGAACACCTACGGCTATAAGATAAAGCGGATAGAGGTCAAGCCCGGTAAAAAACTCAGCCTTCAGAGACACATGCACCGTAGCGAACACTGGATAGTGGTCAGCGGCACAGCCACCGTCACTGTGGGCGACAGAACCACGATGGTTCGTCCAAATGAATCCACCTACATCAAAATGGGTGAGATGCACAGGCTGGCCAACGAGGGAAAGATTCCCCTTGTGGTGATAGAGGCTCAGGTGGGCGAGTATACCGGAGAGGATGATATCATCCGTTCCGAGGATGACTACGACAGGGATTGA
- a CDS encoding exopolysaccharide biosynthesis polyprenyl glycosylphosphotransferase, with protein sequence MKIGDIYTMLSEQQKISFFLPIIDFFVFLLIAFTVRFLKSDLTLFTSTIILFMLLMVVFNFYSARFQNRSTYFISVITLIIVLNICIIILQFSLFERFIYTKTGLLKINGLSLIYLYIRRYLLFIYLKNNRKNIYILSSSGTEKMEYLIKEKASRRNNWYYMGVHKTEDFFTTVRQNLNKEETIVLINNLTSYTEHEQKNILALKMNGYYVHTYADFCELYLNKIAIESINDEWLILSKGFDSIFLSNYSRLKRITDIFLAVIGLTISLPLLLIAAVMIKIDSKGSILFSQTRTGKNGKPFTIYKLRTMRQDAEKDGAKWASQNDSRITPVGNFLRKTRIDEIPQMYNVLIGNMSFIGPRPERPEFDRELSKEIPYYMLRYLIKPGLTGWAQVNYGYGASVEDSKMKLKYDLYYIKNYSFFLDLRIIFKTILIVLFRKGR encoded by the coding sequence ATGAAGATTGGAGATATATACACAATGTTATCAGAACAACAAAAAATATCATTTTTTCTACCTATAATTGACTTTTTTGTTTTCCTCCTTATTGCATTCACTGTCAGGTTCTTAAAATCTGACCTGACACTTTTCACCAGCACTATCATTCTTTTCATGCTTCTTATGGTGGTTTTCAACTTCTACAGTGCAAGATTTCAGAACAGAAGCACCTATTTTATAAGTGTAATTACGTTGATCATCGTTTTGAACATATGCATAATAATTCTTCAGTTCTCTCTTTTTGAACGTTTCATATACACAAAAACAGGTCTGCTGAAGATAAACGGGCTTTCGCTCATCTATCTCTACATAAGAAGATATCTTCTTTTCATTTATCTGAAAAACAACAGAAAAAACATATACATACTCAGCAGTTCCGGCACTGAAAAGATGGAATACCTTATAAAGGAAAAGGCATCACGCCGCAATAACTGGTATTACATGGGTGTTCACAAGACAGAGGACTTTTTTACAACTGTCCGGCAGAATCTGAACAAAGAAGAAACAATTGTGCTGATTAACAACCTGACCAGCTACACCGAACATGAGCAGAAAAATATTCTTGCCCTGAAAATGAACGGATACTATGTCCATACCTATGCGGATTTCTGCGAACTTTACCTCAACAAGATCGCCATTGAAAGCATTAATGACGAATGGCTCATTCTCTCAAAAGGCTTCGACAGCATATTTTTAAGCAACTATTCCCGCCTGAAAAGAATCACGGATATTTTTCTCGCAGTGATAGGCCTTACAATATCTCTGCCCCTGCTACTGATTGCGGCGGTGATGATAAAAATTGACTCAAAAGGCTCCATCCTTTTCTCCCAGACAAGGACAGGAAAAAACGGTAAGCCTTTCACAATCTACAAGCTCCGAACAATGAGACAGGATGCCGAAAAGGACGGTGCTAAATGGGCATCCCAGAATGACAGCAGAATAACTCCTGTGGGCAATTTTCTCAGAAAAACCAGAATAGATGAAATACCCCAGATGTATAATGTTCTCATCGGAAACATGAGCTTCATTGGCCCCCGTCCGGAAAGACCCGAGTTTGACAGGGAGCTTTCAAAGGAGATACCCTACTACATGCTGCGCTACCTCATAAAACCCGGCCTGACAGGCTGGGCTCAGGTAAACTACGGTTATGGCGCATCCGTTGAGGATTCCAAAATGAAACTGAAATACGACCTTTACTACATAAAGAATTATTCGTTCTTCCTCGACTTAAGGATAATTTTCAAAACAATACTTATTGTCCTGTTCCGAAAAGGGCGATAA
- a CDS encoding Gfo/Idh/MocA family protein — protein MATDKIKIGLLGVGRMGQNHLRNILQLKDAELSFIYDVDRETCAKLSAQYGVAVSEDLDADMKKVDGVVIVTPTFTHFDYIKRAAECVKNIFVEKPLTDSAETAREVVKLAEEKGLNIQVGFIERYNPAVASLKAVMLNSSSVINAEFNRSNKVASGRITDVDVVIDLMIHDIDLALGLNGKAVRVSGHGCRKNGMIEYARALVTHENGRVSDITASRITEKRIRQVNIACEDMFIDCNLLNKEVRVHRQPEQTINGAVLSAKDEAVEVKLYDALQAELSDFLKLCRGEKTQASDVYAGLESLEIAEEIRKQI, from the coding sequence ATGGCGACAGATAAAATTAAGATCGGGCTTCTCGGCGTCGGCAGAATGGGACAGAACCACCTGAGAAACATCCTTCAGCTTAAGGATGCCGAGCTCTCGTTTATTTATGATGTGGACAGGGAAACGTGCGCAAAGCTCTCTGCGCAATATGGCGTTGCTGTCTCCGAAGACCTTGATGCGGATATGAAAAAGGTTGACGGAGTCGTTATCGTCACCCCGACTTTCACTCACTTTGACTATATTAAGCGTGCCGCTGAGTGCGTTAAAAACATATTTGTCGAAAAACCTCTTACAGACAGCGCCGAGACGGCAAGAGAGGTTGTGAAGCTGGCAGAGGAGAAGGGGCTGAATATTCAGGTGGGTTTCATCGAAAGATACAACCCCGCCGTAGCATCCCTTAAAGCTGTAATGCTGAACAGTTCAAGCGTCATCAACGCAGAGTTCAACCGTTCCAACAAGGTGGCAAGCGGCCGCATCACCGACGTTGACGTAGTTATTGACCTTATGATCCACGACATAGACCTTGCTTTGGGGCTGAACGGCAAAGCGGTCAGGGTTTCCGGTCACGGCTGCCGCAAAAACGGCATGATAGAATACGCCCGTGCTCTTGTGACCCATGAAAACGGAAGGGTTTCAGACATAACCGCAAGCCGCATCACAGAAAAGCGCATCCGTCAGGTTAATATTGCCTGTGAGGATATGTTCATCGACTGCAACCTGCTGAACAAAGAGGTCAGGGTTCACCGTCAGCCTGAACAGACAATTAATGGCGCTGTTCTTTCCGCAAAGGATGAGGCTGTGGAGGTTAAGCTTTATGACGCTCTTCAGGCGGAGCTTTCAGACTTCCTGAAACTTTGCAGAGGGGAGAAGACACAGGCTTCTGATGTTTATGCGGGGCTTGAATCCCTTGAGATAGCTGAAGAGATAAGAAAACAGATATAG
- a CDS encoding NAD-dependent epimerase, protein MKILLTGTAGFIGFHTLNKLIKDGHEVVGLDSINDYYDVRLKYDRLKECGINTDNIEYNRLTASNTMPAYRFIKLNLEGRENLHNLMKNEKFDKVCNLAAQAGVRYSIENPYAYIDSNITGFINIIEGCRNFGANHLIYASSSSVYGKNSVQPFSTAHNVDHPMSLYAATKKANELIAHTYSHLYKIGTTGLRFFTVYGPWGRPDMAMFKFADLMRQGKPIDVYNFGEMERDFTYVDDIVEGVCRVIYKDQQGNPLWDSSAPDPGSSSDPYKVYNIGNNKPVQLLYMIETLEKELGIKAVKNLMPLQPGDVHKTFADVDDLIRDHGYKPSTSIEEGISKFVHWYKNYYNL, encoded by the coding sequence ATGAAGATTCTTTTAACGGGCACAGCCGGATTCATAGGCTTTCATACCCTGAACAAACTGATAAAAGACGGACACGAGGTTGTCGGTCTGGACTCTATAAATGACTATTACGATGTCAGACTGAAATATGACCGACTGAAAGAATGCGGCATAAACACAGACAATATCGAATACAACCGTCTGACTGCTTCAAACACCATGCCCGCTTACAGGTTCATAAAGCTGAATCTGGAGGGCAGGGAAAACCTTCACAACCTTATGAAAAATGAAAAATTCGATAAGGTGTGCAACCTGGCCGCTCAGGCCGGTGTGCGCTACAGCATCGAAAACCCTTACGCATACATAGACTCAAACATCACAGGGTTCATAAACATCATCGAGGGATGCAGAAACTTTGGCGCAAATCATCTGATTTATGCCAGCAGTTCCTCTGTGTACGGCAAAAATTCGGTTCAGCCCTTCTCAACAGCGCACAACGTCGACCATCCCATGAGCCTCTACGCTGCAACAAAAAAAGCGAACGAGCTCATCGCCCATACATACAGCCATCTTTATAAGATAGGAACCACCGGCCTCAGATTTTTCACGGTATACGGCCCCTGGGGCAGACCTGACATGGCAATGTTCAAATTTGCCGATCTGATGCGTCAGGGCAAACCCATCGACGTATATAACTTCGGTGAGATGGAAAGGGATTTCACATACGTTGACGACATAGTTGAAGGCGTATGCAGAGTGATTTACAAAGACCAGCAGGGCAACCCGCTCTGGGACAGCTCCGCACCCGATCCCGGTTCATCCTCAGACCCTTACAAAGTATACAACATAGGCAATAACAAACCCGTTCAGCTTCTCTACATGATAGAGACACTGGAAAAGGAACTGGGCATTAAAGCCGTTAAAAACCTTATGCCCCTCCAGCCCGGCGATGTACATAAAACTTTTGCCGACGTTGATGATCTGATACGGGATCACGGATATAAACCCTCCACAAGCATCGAGGAGGGAATATCAAAATTTGTGCACTGGTATAAAAATTACTACAATTTATAA
- a CDS encoding DegT/DnrJ/EryC1/StrS family aminotransferase, with protein MKMNFIDLQAQYKKYKDEIDTQIHQVLDTSSYILGPKVAELEKNLAEFTGVKHAIACSSGTDALLLALMALDVKPGDEVITSPFTFIATAEMIAFVGAVPVFVDIEDKTYNIDPAKIEEKITSKTKAIMPVSIFGQTPDMDAINAIGKKHNIPVIEDGAQSFGALYKGKRSCGMSEIGCTSFFPAKPLGCYGDGGAIFTNCDELNAKMRILLNHGQTERYVHSHVGINGRLDAVQAGVLNVKLKYYNEEIEVRQAVAKRYAEGLKNVVVPFVEKDNVSVWAQYCIRVNDRDAMIKKCSDAGVPTAVYYPIPLHLQKVFAYLGHKEGDFPVTETVSKDIMALPMSAFLKEDEQKFVIETVNS; from the coding sequence ATGAAAATGAACTTTATTGACCTTCAGGCACAGTACAAAAAATATAAGGACGAGATCGACACCCAGATTCATCAGGTGCTTGATACGTCATCCTATATCCTCGGCCCCAAGGTCGCAGAACTGGAAAAGAATCTTGCGGAATTCACCGGAGTGAAGCACGCAATAGCATGCAGCAGCGGAACGGACGCTCTCCTTCTGGCTCTCATGGCTCTGGACGTTAAACCCGGAGATGAAGTTATAACCTCACCCTTCACCTTCATCGCAACAGCCGAGATGATCGCTTTCGTGGGCGCGGTTCCCGTTTTCGTTGATATCGAAGACAAAACCTACAACATCGACCCCGCAAAGATCGAAGAGAAGATAACTTCCAAAACAAAAGCCATCATGCCCGTTTCCATTTTCGGCCAGACACCCGATATGGACGCCATAAACGCCATCGGCAAAAAGCACAATATACCCGTTATTGAAGACGGTGCACAGAGCTTCGGCGCACTCTACAAGGGCAAACGCTCATGCGGCATGTCCGAAATAGGCTGCACGTCATTCTTCCCCGCAAAGCCCCTCGGCTGCTACGGAGACGGCGGAGCAATCTTCACCAACTGCGATGAGCTGAACGCCAAAATGAGAATACTGCTGAACCACGGCCAGACAGAACGCTACGTTCACAGCCATGTGGGCATCAACGGCAGACTTGATGCAGTTCAGGCGGGCGTGCTCAACGTTAAACTGAAATACTACAACGAAGAGATCGAGGTCAGACAGGCTGTGGCAAAACGCTACGCAGAAGGCCTTAAAAACGTTGTCGTACCCTTCGTAGAAAAGGACAACGTTTCCGTATGGGCGCAGTACTGCATCAGAGTCAACGACCGTGACGCAATGATCAAAAAATGCAGCGACGCAGGCGTTCCCACGGCGGTTTACTACCCCATCCCTCTGCACCTGCAGAAAGTTTTCGCATACCTCGGCCACAAAGAGGGGGATTTCCCCGTTACAGAGACAGTGTCCAAGGACATCATGGCTCTGCCCATGTCCGCTTTCCTGAAAGAGGACGAGCAGAAATTCGTTATCGAAACTGTAAACTCATAA
- a CDS encoding cytidylyltransferase domain-containing protein: MTDVLCTICARGGSKGVLNKNIRELNGKPLIAHTIEQALETKLFDRVVVSTDSDEIAETAVRYGAEVFFKRDAELASDTAGKLDVIRDAFVRSEEHYGRTYTYLVDLDATSPLRDVRDIRSAFIQCVCDGNCNLITAMPSRRSPYFNLIEVDEQGRVGLSKRLDKSVVRRQDAPKTYDMNASIYVWTRDCILNSGSVFNGNTGLYVMPEERSIDIDSELDFEFVEFLMRKRC; this comes from the coding sequence ATGACGGATGTTTTATGTACCATTTGCGCCAGAGGCGGAAGCAAGGGAGTCTTAAACAAAAATATCAGGGAGCTTAACGGAAAACCCCTGATAGCACATACAATTGAACAGGCGTTGGAGACAAAGCTGTTCGACCGGGTTGTTGTGAGCACGGATTCCGATGAGATAGCCGAAACAGCCGTAAGATACGGTGCGGAGGTATTCTTTAAAAGGGATGCGGAGCTGGCATCGGACACGGCGGGCAAGCTGGACGTTATCCGTGACGCATTTGTGCGGAGCGAGGAGCACTACGGCCGGACATACACCTATCTGGTGGATCTGGATGCAACTTCGCCCCTGAGAGACGTGCGGGACATCCGCTCGGCTTTCATTCAGTGTGTGTGCGACGGCAACTGCAACCTGATAACCGCAATGCCGAGCCGCAGAAGCCCTTATTTCAACCTGATAGAGGTTGATGAACAGGGCAGGGTAGGCCTTTCCAAACGGCTGGATAAGAGCGTTGTCCGGCGTCAGGATGCGCCTAAAACCTATGACATGAACGCTTCGATATACGTCTGGACGAGGGACTGCATTCTCAACAGCGGGTCTGTGTTCAACGGCAATACCGGACTTTATGTCATGCCGGAGGAACGTTCAATAGACATCGATTCGGAACTGGATTTCGAATTCGTCGAATTTCTTATGAGGAAAAGATGCTGA